A segment of the Solanum lycopersicum chromosome 9, SLM_r2.1 genome:
CTCCGGCTCCGCGAATATAccaatatgtcatcaatgaagatgataacaaaTGAATCAAGGTATGGCCTGAACACACGtgtcatcaagtccataaaggcggctggggcattagtcaacccaaaagacatcacaAGGAACTCATAATCACCGTAACGAGTCCTAAATGCAGTCTTAGCGATGTCTGCTGCTCTAATCCTTAGCTGATGGTATCcggacctcaaatcaatcttagaaaatACGACGGCACCCTGAagctgatcaaacaaatcatctatACGAGGCATAGGGTAACAGTTCTTCACCGTCACCTTGTTCAGctgtctgtagtcaatgcacatcctcaaagtcccatccttctttttcacaaacagaACAGGAGCACGCCAAGGCGACACACTCCGACGAATGAACCCCTTTTCTAAGAGGTCCTTTAACTGAACACTGAGCTCTCTGAGCTCTGcaggagccatccgataaggcgGAATAGAAATAGGACGAGTGGCAGGCTCCAAATCTATAGCAAAATCAATGTCACGCTCTGGGGGTAGGCCAGGTAGATCCGTAGGGAACACATCTTCATACTCTCTAACCACAGGAACTGAGTCAACTGAAGGGCCCTCCCTACTCACATCTCTGATGTGGGCCAAATACGCTAAACACCCAGAAGCAACCAACCGCCTAGCTCGAATAAAAGAGATTATCCCCGTCGGTGTGTGACTATAAGCAGCCTGCCACAATACCGGGGGAACACCAGGCATGGATAAGGTAACAGTCTTGGCATAGCAATCCAAGACCACATGATATGGGGATAACCAGTCCATGCccaaaatcacatcaaaatcaatcatatcTAGCATAATAAGATCAGCTCTAGTATCATAACCCTGGATGGTCACTAAGCAAGATCGCAATACTTGATCCACTACTAAGAACTCACCTATCAAGGTCGAAACATGAACCGGCTCTGCCAAAGACTCGGACCTCATACCCAATCGGGGAgcaaaataaatagatacatacgAGAATGTGGAccctggatcaaataatactgTAGCAGGCTGATGGCACAAGAAGAGCGTACCTGAGATGACATCGTCAGATGCCTCAGCCGCCGCCCTTGTCGGGGCAGCGTAGAAATGGCCCTGAGCACCTCTACCTGGTGCACCCGGTCTACCACCTGACCTGCCTCCCCGAGCTCCACCCCTGGTAACCTGTCGACTCTCTCGACGGTCCTGAATCTGACCACCTCCTCTAGCCGAAGAAGACACGGCTGAAATTGGTTTAGAAGTAGGTGGAGCTGGTACAATCACCCCCCGACCTCGCCGGGGGCATTCTCTAGACCAATGGTCAAGAGCACCACAATCATAACACCCCGAAGTTGAACGCCCTGTAGTAACCCGACCGCGGCATGGAGGAAAAGAATCTGATCCCCTCGAATTCTGGCCTGTACTAGGACCACTCTGCTGATATTGACCTCCCTCAGAAATAGGTAATGCCGCCTGAATAGGCCGACTGGTTTGACCCTGCTGGAACCTTGACGTGGCCTATCATATGAGTCCCTCCCCCTAGTCTGCGACTCGCTATAGCTGCCCTGGTAGCGTGCCCTCTTATCGCTGCCCCCTTGGGCCTCATGGTGAATATGCTCCATGGATCGGGCATGATCAACCACATCAAGAAAAGAACGGCCAGCTGAAACCATATGCTCTGTGTCAACCCTCAAAGGGTATCGCAACCCACGTACAAAACAACAAACTCTCTCTCCCTCGGTGGGCAGGATCATAGTAGCATGGCGAGACAACTCATGGAACCTCGCCTCATACTCTGAAACGGTCATAGATCCCTGCTCCAATCTAGAGAACTGATCACGAAGCCTGTCTCTGACGCTCCGTGGCATGAATCGGGCCAAGAAAGCCTCTGAGAACTCACTCCAAGATATaggaggagatccaactggccTAGACTCTCGATACGTGCGCCACCACTGCCTGGCTGGCCCACGGAACTGATGAGCGGTAAAGTCAGCTCCTCTCGACTCCAAAAGGCCTAATGACTGTAACTGCTCCTGGCAAGTGAGTTGGAACTCGTGAGCGTCCTCTCCAATCGCCCCTAAGAATATAGGCGGTGCCAACCTCTGAAATACCCCAAGCATCTTCTGATCCCGCAGTGGCATCTCTGTAACCTCTAAGTCTTGTGGGGCAGCCACATGAACTGGTGGCGGCTGATCTTGCAGCACTGGTGCTGGTACTGCTGGTGCTGGTGCCTGTCGCATATCCCCAATAGCTGCTAATATCTGAGTCAAGAGGGAATGAAGATCAGGTGCTGCAACTGGTGCGGGTGGTGGCTGGGCAGGCCCCGGCCCCACTGGCTGTGGCGGTACATGCGCTGCATGAGGCTCCTCCTCCATATCCCGGGTAGGTACTGCAGCCCTACCTCGACCTCGTGGTCGACGTCTACCCCAAGCTGAGGCTCCAGGTGCATCTACCCCGAACGCACCGCCTCGCGTGCGAGCCATCCTGTAATAGAGTGGAACAACTGAGATTTTAAGAAACAAACAAGACACACGCGGCACGAATTTGAAACAAAATGGATATTTTCCTAAATACTTCCTGTAGCCTCCTAAAGATAAGTTACGGACGTCTCCGCACCGATCCGCAGGACTCTACTAGACGTTAGCTCTGTAAAAGTGAGACCGttgaacctagggctctgataccaacttatCACGACCCAATTTCTCGAACCATGAAGGCACCTACTATAATCCATCAGTAGGTAAGCCAAACCACAACCCAAAACCACACATACTGGGTGTGAGGGTAGAAGAAACTAAACAAGACTAAGAAAAATTACTATAACAACATAGGGAAaccaaaacataaatacaataaaggATCCCTCCCAGAACCTGGAAGTCACTAATACAGAGCTACCAACAAAATGAGTACAAGTCCAAACAGTGGACCACCGAAACTAGACTGTCTCGAAAAGTAAAAGACAAATCTTTATAGAAACAGATGGAGACTGAAATAGTACAAAATGCTGTGTGCTCACCCCTGTCTCCATCAACGCTGACTACCGGTGCTCGGACCTGCATCACGAAAATAGATGCAGAGCGTAGCATGAGTACCAAAAAAAACAGGTACCCAGTAGGCATCATAGGCCGACTGAACTAGAAAAGTAAAGCAGTATGAAAAGACGGAATCACAAAACTAGAGGTCAAGAACAGAAGGCTAAGTAACACAATAATGCACACGAGTGTATAAAAatctaactaaattaatataaataagctAACTACACCTAACTGGACCCACCATAAGCCCAGAAAATACACTGGTGcacaagtttaaataaaaacccGAACGGACCCCCATAAGCCCGACGAGTACACAAAATAACTATAACTTAAGGAGAATAAAACTCAAGGCCAAAGAACAATGAACCAAAAAGTAAAAATCTGACGGTACGGAGGTCGGGCCTTGAACCGGACACTCACCAGAATTACACAAGTAGCCAATtgcaaaatataagtaactgagGCCGGACCTCTAACCGGATGCTCTACATACTTGAGGCCGGACCTCTAACCGGATGCTCTACATAAGTATGTGGATGTTCGAGGCCGGACCTTAAATCCGGATACCCGACAAAGATATCGATATAGCTGCTGAAAGAGTCTTTATCTATCCATAATCATATAAACCCGTGGAACACCATCCAGACTTAGGTAATCAATGTAAGTCATTAAAGCTGAATCGAACTCAACTTGGAATCATGGAGTGGAAATCATTGACACTGACGTAACTCAAGAAGCCGTAACATCGAAGAAATAAGAGTAACTATCGCTAGAGCATGCTCATCGTCTTTCTAAATACCCAACTATCAGACTCAAGTCTGCTACATCAGTCTACAAGGATTTAAGTCGGCCGAGCGACGTCGGGGCTAAACTAAGTCCTACCGACTTTGAATCATGCATTTCTAAGGAAAACCCTAGTCAAACCTAAACTAAGGCCCAACATACTTCTGACAAGTAGTATTCAAACATACAAATAATTCATATAGTAAAGAAGgtcaattaataacaataaacatgCTCACAGTTACCCGATAATTCTCAGAAAAAGGGCGAAAATATGATTCATAACACCTATGGATGATCCAATAACTACCCAACCCAAATCCCAACTAATCAACATGCATTCACATGTTCGAGTTCAATCTAAGAAGAGAAACCATAGCCTACCTGAACGCAGATCACGCGCGCTCCAAAATTTACTCCCCGgatcttttactttctaaaaggCCTCGAAACGTTGATACACTAAAATCGCAAGAAACGGAGACGGGTCAATTTCATggtcaaaaatggaaaaagtgggATCCGCGTTGAGAAATCCCGAATTAACCCCAAATAAAAGTCCTAAATAACTCTCGAAACTTGTATACCAGAATGGAGCATAATTCAGGACTCAAAACAGTCCCAACATGAACATGCAAAAAAAGAACCCAAATTCTAAGCTAAAAATCAGCAACTATGGCAGCAGCTACTTAAAAGATTTTACCAAAAATGAAGCTCCAACAGCCAAAACCAACCACACCACGATGATCCTCGCAAAAAACCACACAATATAGGCTCTTGAATCACTTGATTCGGACCTAAAATGACCAAGAAATCACCTTCtaaaattttccaaaacttgTGCTCGAAAATGAGCTAGACAGcagttaaaacccaaaattttcCTCAAATCGGGTCCCCAAATCAGATTCCAAGCTCACCAATGCGTTGCCCTCGAAAAATCTCACAACTTAGCCTTTTGAATCGCCCAATTTGGAGTTGTACAGTCAAGATATCAAGATTCTAACGTAAGATATAAAGCTGAAAGTTGGGTTTTTATAGAGGCTGCACCAGATTCAGCTTTGCCTACTTTCTTTAAAGTCTTCGACGGGTGCTCGGAATTCGTTCAGAacctgataaaaataaaatagatatgctACCCTACCAAAGTCGACATTCCGGACTCAAAGGCGCAGTCGAAATTTTCATCAGAGGTTATCTCGATAAAATGTGGGTCCCACTTCCATTgccattttaagtcaaaaaccacaaaagggctcggaaaaatatcaaaaacctcAAAACCCGAAAGAAGggtcaaactagaccaaactcgACATTCCGGAGCTAACCGCGCTGACAGAATTCTCATCCGAGCGCGTTTACTCAGAATGTTGACTAATGTCAAACTTAGCCTTTAAACAtaaagttaaaacgcctaatcCCACCAACTCACACTGAAAACTTTAGGAGTCATGTCAACAATGCTACTAGACTAAAATGACCCTTCCGGAACTGATGGAATCGTCAGAATTGGATTCTGATGTCATCTTCTTGATCTTTTGATCGAAAATGATCGTTCAAGGTTCATAAGCTCCAAAAATACTAAACTCACACAATAACCAAACGAATGACCAGGTGACCGATCTGTCAGTCCCagcaagtcataaatgacttggaATTGCTATAGGAACGCTCTAAATGATGTACAGAagataaaacactaaaaatgacaataaGGGTCATTACAACTCTCCCATACAAATTAGATGACAATCACGAATCTAGTAACCTAATTGAAAACAATGTTACATCGACAATAAAGATTCTAACCAATGTCTCATCCGCGTTCACGGTAGACTGCCAtgttaagtgtcattttggGTACATATTCTATTACCTACTAGTGGGTTGTATTAGGTGTCATCGTAATTAGGGAAGTCAGGTCGTGACAAAAATGTACTTTAGTTAAGTTGGATATTGTAACACTTTGAAGTCCAAGAtctaatctagagcctaacacgAGTGTATAAAGGTtgtaacactgttttaaggtcatatataatgtatataagtcatttaggaagttttagaatcaAAGCGTCAAGAAACATCCATGacatccggaaactagttcaagaggtgCTTGTGTGCCTTAGCCTAAATGACTAGGTTTAAGCAGTCAGAATGTTGATGGAATTTCATAATAAGGTGTCTAATACGTATTAAAGTTGGTTTAGGGTCAAAAAGTCCAGGgaagactccccaaggaccaatcaAAGGGTACTTGAGGAGCTTCCTTGCATTGTGGCTAAAAACTGTCTTGAGATAATAGCCATTGACGGTTGCAGGCTTCGAGGCATGGCCTGATTGACCAGGAGTTGATGGTCACTTAGTCATTTTCATGAagatttcatttgtcaaatagCAGGTTGGTTAGTCTCAAGGTCCGTTGACTGACCTACGGCTCGTAGGTCGCGGTCTCATAGGTTAGGGTCACTAGTTGCTGTAATGTTTTAAGTTATTCCACTAActtaattttagtttgttatttaattagtaGGTTTCTAATGTAGGTCttattaagttatttaatgacttatataaagacctaaacctaattaaactaacccaacTCTCATATTTCCCAAAACCCGATtgctcttctttctctctccgaAAGAAACTCCATAGAAGACCAATTAAAGGAGGGTTATAGGGAAGCAATAAGACTAATTTTCTCCTTAAGtattcatcaattaacaaggtatgtgatcctttcacctttgggattcttTTCACCAAAGGGTTCTTCCGAAATTGGTTCTCAAAAAGATGGTTTCATATGGGCTTGTTTCCAATACgaatttgatctttttattttcttcgtttatgatttatttaaatgATTATGATAAGAGTATGATGTACTATGATtcaattatgctagttcttgatgaattaacctagtttgtgaagaagatcatgaatttgacctaaatccctaaccctagattatgaactagtgatgaattgatgtgtaatgattcaattgaattcattattgtattaattaatattgtgtGATTATATTAAAACCATTGTTGTGTTGTattggatggttgatggtaaacATTGGATGATGGCTTTTGAAGGAGATGGGGTAAGTCTTTGTGATCTCAAacatttacttcaattatgattacttgtggtTAATGATGATCatgtattgaagtataccttataatgatattaattagggatgtatgatgtttaattaGAATGTCTTGATATATGGCTTGTGATTCGTTTGCTAAGATGTAATGATACAGGCTGATGATGATTTGCATATGTGTCTTATTATGATATAGTGATGTAAATGTGCTAAACTCACATGTGTGAATTGtaattgaaatgaaaatacTCAAGAATTATCTTTGAGCTATGACTATAACTATAATAGGGGTACACCCATATGACCTAAAACTAAGGTATGattgaaagacatttcaaaaagggactctagcttagcattgAGTGAACTAGAaggaggagtgtcccttcccacataaggAAGGTACGAGCACTAATTTACTCTCtatattggagactacaatgcatatagcataaagagggtcctaattgtatctcctagttcttgaactatgttgcccccatatgAATACTGGCTAGTGGATcaacgtagttgctatgttttatgtttttgtactaccttggcaagtagtacgCCTTCCTTTAGGTTAGGGCtttatgacactggattccacactagctcatgttgTCTATGTCAATTAGGTCAAGATGTTcctaaaaggtaaaatgaactaaaggattgaactctaactaagatgtctaaggggtctagcttagtctaggtaggggtatggaactctacctaagcattgcactagttagccttgaggggagtttTGGGAGgattttcttatgtatgaatatgcctATAATGCTATATGACATGTCTATGATGAACTTccatattgttgatactatatgatgattactttaacttatgtatatatgttggtCTATATGGTTAACGTAAGATGATGTGTGATGTTAATTGTTATGTTGTTGAAGTTcgatgttagtcatgattcttgttgggttacttgatttagtaaggttatggggctttacttgttcattgcacttgtgacttgataggggttcatagttagttgtcttgctttggttatgttgaaaggtactcttattcatgtttattgttaatatgacttgatgataaagTTACACTGAGTATGTAGTTacttatatgatatgtatggttgacttgactagacttgatgttgtagTATTTGtaatgtacatgcctatgacttaaggAATATGTAATATTGATTGTTATGGTTTTGCTCAATGTGCATAAGGATTGAAAAGttcatattttatgaaatatttttttcttagcatgatttcaaggtATGTGTGCATAGGGTGTCATACCTAGTATAAGTGGCGTACTAActccatttcttccttttcccccaTTATTATAGGTTTCGGccgttgaagtgttttgaaaggcgacttgaagaaggcttggatacTTTGATTATACAACTAGGGTAGGTCCTTATTGTCCGAGGGAGATGCCATTATCTAGCTTATGGAGTTGTTTAATCTAAAGACTCTTATGTTCGTTCTATTCCCATTAATGTATGATTTGTATAAGCCCATATCtggcttctttacattgatgtacgACTATGCTGAAATTTCTATGGTcgttttagatggttatgagatgagataatctttgaagactatgttctatcttatatatataattatgtgcAACATAACAAGAAGGCTATGTAACactcctatacgaagggtctatgtatacttgatatatatatgttatgtgtatgtTGTGGTTTATGTAAACCTCTAAGTGGAAgtaattaaaagtttaaattttttgctaaatttgacctatgaatgtaataatgtaagactaggaggctagtcttagtcctcaaagaggaagACGATGCCAGTTACATCTAGGgcgtaaacccggatgtgataaacttgatatcagagcatgaggttgagttATCTTTGAGtcaatgtctctctcaaccacgtctatgtaagtttatgttcataattgtgaagcgctcCACACTAATGGATATGAACTTAGGTGATGCCTAAGAAGATCTCACTTTTTTGGAAATCCAATATCGTGCCATTAGAGTATACTCATGGTGtacttttgcatctaatcctattgttgtgattATAGGGAAATGAACACTCAAATAAATGTGGCACGAAGGCTTTAAGAGGAGATTGCCAAACAGGGAGCTCCTCCCCATGTttatcaagttcctcctcttgaggAAGGTGAAAATGATAACCAAGCTTCTATGAATCCTCTTCCTTTGACGGATGAGAATATAAGTCCCGCTGTTTTTCAAATAGTCCAAGCCATTACTATTAAAGCACAAGCTGCCACTACTCAAGCCTAAGCTATGACGTCCGAAGCTAACCGAGTGGTCGTACCCCATCCTAATCAACAAGTGGCTACCATGGCCTCCCGTCTAAGGGACTTTgctaggatgaaccctcctactttctacGGGTCTATGGTTgaagaagacccccaagagttcattgatgaagtctaTAAGATACTCTTGGATATGGGGTTATCCAaaagtgagaaggccgagttagccacttatcaactcaaggatgtgtctCAAGCATGTTATgtccaatggagggataataggccatTAAGAGGCGGTtcggtgacttgggagatcttcaagaaggcttttcttgattgGTTCTAtcctagggagatgagggaatctaaagtggtggagttcattaGCCTTCCCCAAGGAGGTATAAGTGTTCATGAATATTCCTTGagattcactaaattgtcaaaatatgctccttctttggtttccgatcATAGAGATGAAATAATTTGCTTTGTGACGGGGGTGTCGTATGATTTGCAAGAGGACTGTCAttcggctatgctacatgaaAAAATGAACATTTCTCAACTTGTGGTGCATGCCAATCATGTGAAAGAGGCAAGAGATATCAGGAAGAGATGAGATGCTAAGAGGAtaagatcttttgatggaggttcttcatatcggcttgagatacaagacaagcctagatttaaaAAGCGGGTTcataatcaagttccttccaagtCCCCTAATAATAGTGGTGATATGGTATCTAAACCTAAGCCTAAGAAGGGAAATGACACAAGTTGACCAACCGAAAGCCACCTTGTGGAAAGTGTTGCAAGAAGTGGTAAAAGTGggcacaaggttagggattgtCCTAATGTGAGGGGTCAAGTCAAGGGTAGTGGTCATTCTCAAGAAAGTGGTTCAAATAAGGGtccaaagaagaaccgcttTTCTGCTCTTTGCTcaaggggtgagcaagagacttctcccaaCATGGTGACaagtatgttgaaagtcttctttattgatgtatatgccttacttgatcccggtGCTACTTTATAATTTGTTACCCCTCTAGTTtccaaaaagtttgatattttcccCGATATtttacatgaaccttttatagtgtctacgccggtgggtgagtcggttgttgcaacaagggtgtatagaaattgtccaataatgttgcccaatagagtttcttatgtttaaCTAGTAGAACTCagtatgcttgattttgatattattttgggtatggatttgtTGCATGCTTACTTtgcctctattgattgtaggacaagggtggtggaatttaacttttcaaatgaaCCCGTAGTAGAATGGAAGGttggaaattctattcctagaggtcgtatcatctcttgtctaaaagcatgcgAAATGATCTCTAATGGTTGTCCATACCATATTGTACGAGTCAAAGATCTAGACTCCGAAATTCCTTCCATTGAGTTTGTCCtcgtagtgagtgaatttccaGAGGtcttttataattatctttCCGGTATTCCTCCAGAATGGGAAATTAATTTTGGTATCGATTTCCTGCCGGATacgaatcccatttcaattccttcttATCGAATGACTCCGACCGAATTGAAacagttgaaggctcaactcaaagatttactagacaaaggcttcattagacctagtatttctccattgAGTGCTccaattttgtttgtgaagaagaaatatgggtccttaagaatgtgtattgattatttccaactcaataaagtcactattatgAAAAAGTATCCTATCCCTAGGATTGACAAGCTAGGGTAGGGATTAGGGGGCTTAAAAGGGAcgatttcaccatcaaatattcatcaaacattGAGGTATTGGATTTAATTCACCTATCagacttctttcctcaaaggtcTCCTACAATGTATTtccaaaagttgagttttcaagtagGTTTCATCTTCTCAAATTTATGTTATGAACTAagttgtttatgatttctttaggatataatgaatagattaacatttattttaacttgattatgataATTCATGATGGTTTGTCCTAAATTGTAAAAGATGATCCTCAActcttaaccctaggttgtgatcttaaCATATATTGTTTAATGATCAATCAACTGACTtggttatttatttaattactagCCTATGATGTTATTATAAATAGATTAAGATGAATTCTAAGCGTATTATGCTATTTTTTGAGATGTCGATTTAAgttatgaagtatattgtgaaattgacctatgtatcttgtcttaagctacgatctagtgttgaattgtgttatagtgaTGCAATCGGCCTTGTTTGTGATGATGTTACTGTAACGACcagttagtcgttttgagcagtagagtttatttctggtaataattgtctgggtcgacggatcccacgacggaccgtcatgggcacgacggaccgtcgtgggggtctcgttccaaaacacttagattctgaaaattttggtactgagaacaactctctgaacttcacgacgacatggcaggatggaccatcgtggcCACGACAGAAcgtcacaggccctttagtGAAATTCAGTCTCTggactttgtgacggaagcagcaggacggaccgtcacaggcacgacgggccgtcacaggctgcctaaccctgactgggtcagatttttgttaaatattttaaggggcgttttggactattcctacttataattataaagttaggggtttaatgttaataattcaattacttggggattaaaggagacaaccttggattaattagtgggttacttttaccatcttttatacttaattatatggtaattagggtaaaagaaaaagagtttgaataaggaaaaagaaggaaagagacagaaagagagagagaacgatcgagagaagagagaaaacgaagaacaaagAAAAGGTTTTGGgagatagcttgcttgatcgcgaattcttcggtggaggtaggttatggtttatgctatttcatagtaaactcttaatagcgaatgatatgtattgggtagtattgtaaagtcttctaaaTGCTtatgtgtgcttgcatgatgtgattatgtaattgtgctgaattagcatgatgaggctgttgaatcttaaaccttaaaacctctctattaatgatgatgccttggtataaaagaaggcttgataaactcaaagaatgaggttaatggatcggttgtcacggaccgacacatagtatttggggatcggttgtcacaaaccaacacatagtattagtggatcgggtgtcatgaaccgacacatagtattaggggatcgggtgtcacgaaccgacacataatattacgggatcgggtgtcacgaaccgacacatagtattaggggatcgggtgtcacgaaccgacacatagtattagtggatcgggtgtcatgaaccaacacatagtattaggggatcgggtgtcacgaaccgacacatagtattagtggatcgggtgtcatgaaccgacacgtagtattaggggatcgggtgtcacgaaccgacacatagtattagtggatcgggtgtcacgaaccgacacgtagtattaggggatcggagtgtcacgttcctacacaagaggaataaagagaatgaatcttgaattatcttaatatactcaaaacttaaagaaccttttcccaaatgagtatggtgtggaggcgtgagtcctcatagatgcgcttgggttgtggccaattgTTGTGGTACTTGCtgttgttatctgttgagtattgtagttgattttatgatattatttgatgcatattgctttatattttgagttggccgatgatatctactcagtacttgtgcttgtactgacccctacttgtatgtttctttctttgttatttgtagagtgaagcaaacgtaccatcgtcttcaactcaactgcaactctagccagttttaaccacgtcagatttcagg
Coding sequences within it:
- the LOC104649181 gene encoding uncharacterized protein; amino-acid sequence: MRILSARLAPECRVWSSLTLLSGFEVFDIFPSPFVVFDLKWQWKWDPHFIEITSDENFDCAFESGMSTLVRAPVVSVDGDRGEHTAFCTISVSICFYKDLSFTFRDSLVSVVHCLDLMARTRGGAFGVDAPGASAWGRRRPRGRGRAAVPTRDMEEEPHAAHVPPQPVGPGPAQPPPAPVAAPDLHSLLTQILAAIGDMRQAPAPAVPAPVLQDQPPPVHVAAPQDLEVTEMPLRDQKMLGVFQRLAPPIFLGAIGEDAHEFQLTCQEQLQSLGLLESRGADFTAHQFRGPARQWWRTYRESRPVGSPPISWSEFSEAFLARFMPRSVRDRLRDQFSRLEQGSMTVSEYEARFHELSRHATMILPTEGERVCCFVRGLRYPLRVDTEHMVSAGRSFLDVATSRFQQGQTSRPIQAALPISEGGQYQQSGPSTGQNSRGSDSFPPCRGRVTTGRSTSGCYDCGALDHWSRECPRRGRGVIVPAPPTSKPISAVSSSARGGGQIQDRRESRQVTRGGARGGRSGGRPGAPGRGAQGHFYAAPTRAAAEASDDVISGTLFLCHQPATVLFDPGSTFSYVSIYFAPRLGMRSESLAEPVHVSTLIGEFLVVDQVLRSCLVTIQGYDTRADLIMLDMIDFDVILGMDWLSPYHVVLDCYAKTVTLSMPGVPPVLWQAAYSHTPTGIISFIRARRLVASGCLAYLAHIRDVSREGPSVDSVPVVREYEDVFPTDLPGLPPERDIDFAIDLEPATRPISIPPYRMAPAELRELSVQLKDLLEKGFIRRSVSPWRAPVLFVKKKDGTLRMCIDYRQLNKVTVKNCYPMPRIDDLFDQLQGAVVFSKIDLRSGYHQLRIRAADIAKTAFRTRYGDYEFLVMSFGLTNAPAAFMDLMTRVFRPYLDSFVIIFIDDILVYSRSRTFLGHVVSKEGIRVDPTKIKAIRDWDRPTSVTEVRSFVGLASYYRRFVEGFSTIAAPLTRLTRQDIPFVWSEECEMSFLKLKELLTSAPILTLPIEGEGFTIYCDASGVGVGCVLMQQGRVIAYASRQLKVHERNYPTHDLELAAVVFALKIWRHYLYGVRCQIYTDHKSLQYNMNQRDLNSRQRRWIELLKDYDLSILYHPGKANVVADALSRKAVSLGSLAFLFAGERPLALDIQFLANSMVRLDISDSRRVLAYMGVQSSLYDRIRGCQFEDKALGSLRDRVLAGNGDQATLDPGGVLRFAGRICVPRVGDLI
- the LOC104649182 gene encoding uncharacterized protein, with amino-acid sequence MTSEANRVVVPHPNQQVATMASRLRDFARMNPPTFYGSMVEEDPQEFIDEVYKILLDMGLSKSEKAELATYQLKDVSQACYVQWRDNRPLRGGSVTWEIFKKAFLDWFYPREMRESKVVEFISLPQGGISVHEYSLRFTKLSKYAPSLVSDHRDEIICFVTGVSYDLQEDCHSAMLHEKMNISQLVVHANHVKEARDIRKR